The following coding sequences are from one Campylobacter sp. RM16187 window:
- a CDS encoding ribonucleoside-diphosphate reductase subunit alpha, whose amino-acid sequence MKVIKRNGRAEELDISKIKKYTGAAVEGLENVNLSELEVDAKIQFRDMITTEEIQQTLIKTAVDKIDIDRPNWTFVAARLFLYDLYHKVTGYNGYNHLREYFEKGEKAGRIIPGLKDKYDLDDLNNYIKPERDLQFAYLGIKTLYDRYLIKDSKGKPIELPQQMFMAIAMFLAQNELDSQGWAKKFYDLISKFEVMLATPTLSNARTTRHQLSSCYIGSTPDNIEGIFDSYKEMALLSKFGGGIGWDWCKVRAMGGSIDGHKNAAGGIIPFLKVTNDIAVAVDQLGTRKGAIAVYIEPWHMDVSDFLDLRKNSGEERRRAHELFPSLWINDLFMKRIKENGRWTLFDPAQVADLCDLYGEEFEKRYIEYENDENIQKNTVVAKELWKKILTSYFESGMPFLCFKDNANRANPNDHDGLIRSSNLCTEIFQNTEPNYYKIKITFEDGEERVFNEEDDVTVGSGITKKAKKLSALDSIGKKQIFIVEKESVEGKTAVCNLASINLSKINTKADIERVVPIAVRMLDNVIDLNFYPHKKVKHTNLSSRSIGLGVMGEAQMLANRGVKWGSYEHLALIDSIMENISYQAIYTSSNLAVEKGKYPTFEGSKWSKGIFPIDVANENAKALVNRGGLFDEDTCDWDKLRAKVKTDGMRNGYLMAIAPTSSISILVGTTQTIEPVYKRKWFEQNLSGMIPTVVPDLSPDTWQFYTPAYELDQRVLVKAGAVRQKWIDQGQSLNIFMSLDKASGGYLNEIYTLAWELGLKSTYYLRSESPDSNKVNNVADRSIECEGCQ is encoded by the coding sequence GTGAAAGTCATAAAGCGTAACGGAAGAGCAGAGGAGCTTGATATAAGTAAGATCAAGAAATACACAGGTGCCGCAGTTGAGGGGCTAGAAAACGTAAATTTAAGCGAACTTGAGGTTGATGCGAAGATCCAGTTTCGCGATATGATAACGACCGAAGAGATCCAGCAGACGCTCATCAAAACGGCAGTTGATAAGATTGACATAGATCGTCCAAATTGGACATTTGTCGCGGCGAGACTGTTTCTTTACGACCTGTATCACAAAGTAACGGGCTATAACGGTTACAACCATTTGCGCGAATATTTTGAGAAGGGCGAGAAGGCAGGGCGCATCATCCCTGGTCTTAAGGACAAATACGACCTTGACGATCTAAACAACTACATAAAGCCTGAGCGCGACTTGCAGTTTGCCTATCTTGGTATCAAAACGCTTTATGATCGCTATCTTATCAAGGATAGCAAAGGCAAGCCTATCGAGCTTCCGCAGCAGATGTTTATGGCTATCGCGATGTTTCTTGCACAAAATGAGCTTGATAGCCAAGGCTGGGCGAAGAAATTTTACGACCTCATCAGCAAATTTGAGGTCATGCTGGCAACTCCAACCCTATCAAATGCAAGGACAACTCGCCATCAGCTAAGCAGCTGCTATATCGGTAGTACGCCTGATAATATCGAGGGAATTTTTGACAGTTACAAAGAGATGGCGCTGCTTTCTAAATTTGGCGGCGGTATCGGCTGGGACTGGTGCAAGGTGCGCGCCATGGGCGGAAGTATCGACGGACATAAAAACGCTGCCGGAGGTATAATCCCATTCCTAAAAGTAACCAACGACATAGCCGTAGCAGTCGATCAGCTAGGCACAAGAAAAGGTGCGATAGCCGTATATATCGAGCCTTGGCATATGGACGTGAGCGATTTTTTAGATCTTCGCAAGAACTCGGGCGAGGAGCGAAGACGCGCACATGAGCTGTTTCCGTCGCTTTGGATAAATGACCTATTTATGAAGCGCATTAAGGAAAATGGGCGCTGGACTCTCTTTGATCCTGCGCAAGTGGCTGATCTGTGCGATCTATATGGCGAAGAGTTTGAGAAGCGCTACATAGAGTATGAAAACGATGAAAATATCCAGAAAAACACTGTCGTAGCCAAAGAGCTTTGGAAGAAAATTTTAACCAGCTATTTTGAGAGCGGAATGCCGTTTTTGTGCTTTAAGGATAATGCTAACAGAGCAAATCCAAACGATCACGACGGACTTATCAGAAGCTCAAATTTATGCACTGAAATTTTCCAAAACACGGAGCCTAATTACTATAAGATCAAAATCACCTTTGAAGACGGCGAAGAGAGAGTGTTTAACGAGGAAGATGACGTTACTGTAGGTAGCGGTATAACGAAAAAAGCTAAGAAGTTAAGTGCACTCGATAGCATTGGCAAAAAGCAAATTTTTATCGTTGAAAAAGAGAGCGTCGAGGGCAAAACGGCGGTTTGTAACCTTGCGAGCATAAATTTAAGCAAGATAAACACAAAGGCTGACATCGAGCGCGTAGTGCCGATAGCGGTGAGAATGCTTGATAACGTTATCGATCTAAATTTCTATCCGCATAAAAAAGTAAAACACACGAACTTATCGTCCCGTTCTATCGGACTTGGCGTGATGGGCGAGGCGCAAATGCTGGCAAATCGCGGCGTAAAATGGGGCAGTTATGAGCATTTAGCGCTGATTGACAGCATAATGGAAAACATAAGCTATCAAGCCATTTATACAAGCTCAAATTTAGCCGTTGAAAAGGGCAAATATCCGACATTTGAAGGCTCAAAATGGAGCAAGGGAATTTTCCCGATAGATGTCGCGAACGAAAATGCAAAAGCTCTCGTAAATCGCGGAGGGCTGTTTGATGAGGATACTTGCGACTGGGATAAGCTGCGAGCTAAGGTTAAGACTGACGGTATGAGAAACGGCTATCTTATGGCTATCGCACCGACTAGCTCGATATCTATCCTTGTTGGCACGACTCAGACGATCGAGCCAGTTTATAAACGCAAATGGTTTGAGCAAAATTTAAGCGGTATGATACCGACCGTCGTGCCTGATCTAAGCCCTGATACGTGGCAGTTTTATACACCTGCTTACGAGCTTGATCAAAGAGTGCTCGTTAAAGCTGGGGCCGTGCGCCAAAAATGGATCGACCAAGGCCAGAGCCTAAATATCTTCATGAGCCTAGATAAGGCAAGTGGTGGTTATCTAAATGAAATTTACACGCTTGCATGGGAGCTTGGGCTTAAATCAACCTACTATCTACGCTCGGAAAGCCCTGATAGCAATAAAGTAAATAACGTAGCCGATCGCTCGATCGAGTGCGAGGGGTGCCAGTGA
- the purB gene encoding adenylosuccinate lyase, with the protein MVERYSRKEMAEKWSMQAKYDAWLKVEIAVVKAWNKLGFISDEDCKKIANNAKFDIARIDEIEKTTKHDVIAFLTSVSESLGEESRFVHFGMTSSDCIDTAVALQIKESLELIIKDVENLMSAIKRRAYEHKDTLMVGRSHGIHGEPITFGLVLAIWYDEINRALELIKSAKKVISYGKISGAMGNFAHAPLELEELTCAELGLTPAPASNQVIQRDRYAHVINAIAILAASCEKIAVAVRHYQRTEVYECEEYFSAGQKGSSAMPHKRNPVLSENITGLCRVLRSYVTPMLENVALWHERDISHSSVERFVLPDAFVTADFMLVRLSNLIENLVVYPENMMKNLNLTGGLVFSQRVLLELPKRGISREDAYKIVQRNAMKVWADLQEGKQAINEKGESLYLQNLLNDEDLNKALSEKEIRECFEYSYYTKNVDGIFKRVFDK; encoded by the coding sequence ATGGTAGAGAGATACTCGCGCAAGGAGATGGCTGAAAAATGGAGTATGCAAGCAAAGTATGACGCATGGCTTAAAGTTGAGATTGCTGTGGTTAAAGCGTGGAATAAGCTTGGATTTATCAGCGATGAAGACTGCAAAAAGATAGCAAATAACGCCAAATTTGACATCGCTCGCATAGACGAGATAGAAAAGACGACCAAACATGACGTGATCGCGTTTTTAACGAGCGTGAGCGAAAGCCTTGGCGAGGAGAGCCGCTTCGTGCATTTTGGCATGACAAGCTCTGATTGTATCGATACCGCCGTTGCTTTGCAGATTAAAGAGAGTCTTGAACTTATCATAAAAGATGTTGAGAATTTGATGAGTGCTATTAAAAGACGCGCCTACGAGCACAAAGATACGCTTATGGTTGGTCGCAGCCACGGAATTCATGGCGAGCCGATAACTTTTGGGCTTGTGCTTGCGATCTGGTATGATGAGATAAACCGCGCTTTAGAGCTGATTAAGAGCGCTAAAAAAGTGATAAGCTATGGCAAAATTTCTGGTGCGATGGGAAATTTTGCGCATGCACCTCTTGAGCTTGAAGAGCTAACTTGCGCTGAGTTGGGGCTTACTCCTGCGCCTGCGTCAAATCAAGTGATCCAGCGCGACCGCTACGCACACGTGATAAACGCTATCGCTATACTTGCGGCAAGCTGCGAGAAGATAGCCGTAGCAGTCCGCCACTATCAGCGCACGGAAGTTTATGAGTGCGAGGAGTACTTCAGCGCCGGACAAAAAGGCTCGAGCGCGATGCCTCATAAGCGGAACCCGGTTCTAAGCGAAAATATCACAGGTCTTTGCCGTGTGCTTCGCTCGTATGTAACGCCTATGCTTGAAAACGTAGCGCTTTGGCATGAGCGCGATATCAGCCATAGTTCAGTCGAGAGATTTGTGCTGCCTGATGCATTTGTGACGGCTGATTTTATGCTGGTTCGCCTTAGTAATTTGATAGAAAATTTAGTCGTTTATCCTGAAAATATGATGAAAAATTTAAACCTTACGGGTGGGCTTGTATTTTCTCAGCGTGTGCTTTTGGAGCTTCCAAAACGTGGAATTTCTCGTGAGGATGCATATAAGATCGTACAAAGAAACGCGATGAAAGTTTGGGCTGATCTTCAGGAGGGTAAGCAGGCTATAAATGAAAAAGGTGAGAGCCTGTATCTTCAAAATTTACTAAACGATGAGGATCTAAACAAAGCACTTAGCGAAAAAGAGATAAGAGAGTGTTTTGAGTATAGCTACTATACGAAAAATGTCGATGGAATTTTTAAAAGAGTATTTGATAAGTAA